The genomic region CTTTAGGAACAGATACAGGTGGTTCCATTCGTCAACCGGCTTCTTTTTGTGGCGTAGTCGGTTTGAAACCAACTTATGGTCTAGTATCGAGATATGGTGTTTTCCCTTTAGCTTCTTCTTTAGATGTAGTAGGTCCATTGACGAAAACTGTAGAGGATTGTGCCCTAGTATTAGGGGAAATAAAAGGGAAAGACCCTAAAGATCCTATGACGGTAGAGGTAGATGGAGATTATGAAAAAGCTCTAGCGAGGGGAATTAAAGGGATTAAATTAGGTATTGCTCCCCAATTTATACCTAAAGAAACTCAGCCCGATGTTTTAAAAGCCTTTTGGGATAGTGTTAAATTACTAGAGGATTTAGGAGGAGAAATTGTAGAAATAAACTTACCCCATCTAAGTTATGGCATAGATGTTTACAGTATATTAGCCTACGGAGAAGCTGCAAGTAACTTAGCTAGACTTGATGGAATAAGATATGGATTTAATAAAGGGGATATAACCTATAACAGAACAAAGGGTCTGGGATTTGAAGTTAAACGAAGGATTATGTTGGGAACCTATTTTTTAAAAGGGGAAAATTATGAAAGATATTATTTAAAAGCTAAAGCTGTTCAGCAGCAGATTAAAAGAGACTTTCAAAAAGCCTTTGAAAAATGTGATGCAATCCTTTCACCTACTACAATTAACACTGCCTTTGACTTAGGAGCTAAACTTGAACCCCATATAATGGCATACAACGATTTACTGACAATACCGGTAAATTTAGCAGGAATACCTGCTTTATCCCTCCCCTGTGGTTTTGATCAAAGGAATTTGCCTATTGGACTTCAAATAATCAGTAATAGTTTCAGAGAGGATCTTTTATTTACTGTAGGTCACAATTATCAGCTCCATACTAATTATCATCTCCTTAAGCCACCTTTTATAGAAGGAGTGGACATATATGGATTATAATAATTATAAGCCGGCAATAGGATTAGAAATCCATGTAGAGCTAGCCACAAAGACTAAAGGATTTTGTGGATGCCTTAATAAATTTGGTTCCCATCCCAATACCAACACCTGTCCTGTTTGTTTAGGATTGCCCGGTGCTTTACCGGTGTTAAATGAACAGGTAGTGGAGTTAGCGGTAAAGGCAGGGCTTTTACTAAACTGCAAAATTCAGAAAAGAAGTGGCTTTGACAGAAAAAATTACTTTTATCCCGATTTGGTTAAAGGTTATCAAATTACCCAATACTATCAACCAATAGCTATCAATGGGTTTTTAGATTTTAAAACTGGAGGTAAAGATAAAAGAATTAAGATAGAACGGATCCATATTGAAGAAGATACAGGAAAAGCCCTTTATCAAAGGGAAGGGGTTTTATTAGATTTTAACCGTTCTGGAGTACCATTATTAGAAATAGTAACAGCTCCAGACTTTAATAATGCTGAAGAAGTGAAGGATTTTTTAGAAACTTTAAGGCTTTATCTACTACACGGTGAAATTTCCCATTGCAAGTTAGAAGAAGGGAATATGCGAATAGATGTTAATATTTCTTTAGCAACGGAAGGTACCCTTGGTGTTAAAAGGGAAATAAAGAATTTAAATTCCTTTACTAATGTGGTAAAGGGGATAAATGAAGAATTAAATAGGCAAATTAGAAACTTAACGTTGAAAAAAGAGATAAAAAGGGAAACTTTGAAATGGGATGAAGAAAAAAATACTTTAGTTACTTTAAGGGAAAAAGAAAATCCTTCCAATTATATGTATTTTCCCGAATATGACCTTCCCCACATAGTATTAACCGAGGAATATATTCAAAAAATAAAGGATAGGTTATCAAAAACTCCAGTAGAAAAAGAAAGGGAGTTAAAAAAATTAGGATTGGCAGCAGAGGATGTAGAATTTTTGATTAAAGATAAGGATTTGTTAAAATTATTCGATGAAACGGTAAAATATTTCAATGGAGCTAAAGAAATTGTCAATATTTTTAAAGGGGATTTAACCAGATATCTAAAGGAACAGGGAAAAAAATTAGAGGATTTAAATTTAGATCCCCAAAATTTTGCTAGTACTATAGAAGTTCTTAACAGCTTACAATACTCTAACTCAATTAAAAGAAAAATTTTATTCACTTACTTGGAAGAAGGGAAAGAACTAAAGGAAATATTAAAGCTTCTAAATTTAAAAAATTCTCCCGCTGATGAAGAGGTTTTGGAAGTTATTAAAAAGGTAATAGAAGAAAATCCTCAAGGAATCGTAGATTATTTAGAGGGGAAAAAGAAAGTTGTAGGTTATTTTATGGGCCAAATTATGAAGGAAAACAAAAGTTTTAATCCGCAGAAGGTAGAGGAATTGTTATTAAGTGAATTAAATAATTTAAACCCTCCAGTATTATAATAATTGGAGGGTTTTTGCTATTAAACTATAAAATTAGACAATTATTTTTTATGATAGTCAACGATTATAGCTATGATACCTAGAATAAATGCGGCAGCAGGAATTAAATAATATATTTTTGGGAAAAAAACACTATGGGGATGCAAAAAGGTAATTATTAAACCTATTGCCGTTAGGAAAAGTCCAGTAATAAAATAAGGGGTACCCTTTTCCATAAAACCATTCCCTTCATATTAATTTGCTACCTTTCCTTAAATTTTAACAAACTTTATTTAATAAAGCAATATAATATTTTTAATTTTAATAATTATTTAACATTAAGGTGTAGGGGAGATCTGTAATAAATTAATAAAAATATAAAAACAGGGGGCAAAACTGCCTCCTGTTTATAATTCTTCAACAATTTTCCTTAATTCTTCAGAGGTAAATTGGTATTTTTCATTACAAAAACTGCAAACTAGTTGAATTTGTTCTTCTCTAGATAATTCTTCTAATTCTTCTTTGCCTAAACTGATTAAACTTGAAATGTATTTTTCTTTACTACAGTTACATTTATAGGTTAGTTGTTGCTTATCTAAAATTTGGGGGTTTAAGTCGCCCACTAACCAATTGATGATTTCTTCTGGAGTTTTAAGATCTAAAATTAAATCAGTTACCCCTTTTAATAATGATAATTTACCTTCAATAATTTGAAGCTCTTCTTCGGTAGCTCCTGGCATAACACTAATTAAAAAACCTCCTGCAACAATAATTGAACCATCGGTATCCACTAAAACTCCTAATCCAAAGGAAGAAGGTTTTTGTTCTGATTTAGCGTAATAGTATGTTAGATCTTCCGCTATTTCACCAGATACTATCGGTAAACTAGAGGAATATGGCTCCTTTAATTTAAGGTCTTTTATAACATAAATGTTTCCTTTACCTACACCCTTGGACACATCTATTTTCCCTAGGCTGTTAGGTGGTAATTGAACATGGGGATTGTGAACATACCCTCTAACTTCCCCTACTTTAGCATCAGCGAAGACTACCCCTAGTGGACCATCTCCATCTAGTTTTAAATTAATTTTTTCTTCACCTTTAAACTCAGCAGAAGCCATTAGTAAAGCTCCTGTCATCAATCGTCCTAAAGCTGCAGAAGCTACAGGGTATAATTCATGCCTATTTCTAGCTTCATTTACTAGATTGGTTGTTACAGCAGCTAAACAACGGATATGGCCATTGGCAGCTGTACTGTGTACTAAGTAATCTTTCATAGATATAGCCTCCTAATCTAATACTAAAAGTATTATATCAAAGTATTCATAGACTCACAAGGAGACGATATCGACAATTCTAACCTTTTCTTTTCGTAGATCTAAAAAGGTATTATCGTTAATTTTTATTACCGGTCTATGGGTATCACTGGGATTAATGTAAATAATATCTCCAGTTCTGCCATCACTTAACAAAACTTTATTACCGACATAAAATCTCGTGATATTATCTAAGAAAATTCTAGATACCTTAGGATCTAATGTGCCAAAACTACTTTTTGAAATTTCCTCTGCAATGATGAAGGGGGAGTGTTTTTCTCGATAGGTTTTATTTGAACTCATAGCATCAAAGACATCGGCGACAGCAATAATTTTGCCAAATAGGTGAATACTATCTCCCTTTAAACCATGGGGATATCCAGAACCGTCAACCCGCTCATGGTGGGATAAGACCCCTAAAGTTATATCTTTACTTATTTCCGGTCGGGTTGCTAGCATTTGAAAACCAAAGACCGGGTGTTTTTGTATTTCTTTAAATTCTTCTTCAGTTAATTTTGAAGGTTTATCTAAGATGCTTTTCGAAATTTTAAGTTTGCCAATATCATGGAGTATACCGGAATAAATTAACCTTCTGATTTCCCCATCTTTAAGTTCAAGCCATTTACCCATAGCACCACTTAATATACCAACATTTAAAGAATGTTTGTTTAGATATGTAGTTTCCGTTCTCTGATTTAATATTCTGCCCCAGAGGTTAGTTGTATTACGGAGTATTTCTAAAACAATACAGGCTATTTCCCTAAGTAATTCTAAAGAAAATTTTTTTCCCTCTTCTATGGAGTCTAGGAGTTGGCTTGTTAGAATAAGGCACTGTTGGTACTTATCGTTAAAGGTTATGACATCTTCCCTTTCATTTGGTGGTTCACTTTTTTGAAGAAACTCAGTTTCGACAAAAACTTCAGTTATTCCCATTTCTTTAAGGCGATTGATTAAGTATTCAGTTAAAACTGTTCCTTGCGTCAATAAAATGCTACCGTGTTTTGTTAAAATATCTTTACCTACCTTTGTACCCGGTGTTAAATCACTAATTTTTACCCACATCGTAATCACCTTTTTTTAAAGTTTATTTTTTTATAAATTTCGACTTTAATAGATTTTTTTCCTTCTTTTGGGAATAGTTTTTTTAATACTTTAGTAATAATAAAGATTTAAAAAAGGGAAATTAAGATAGAGGAGGTGATAATGTGGAAGAGAAAAGAACATTTGAAGTTGGTGGAATGAGGGTGACAAAACTAGTTAATCAGAAGGAAATTGATCAGTTTGTACAAAATTTGCCAGAAGAAAGTAAACAAGATGTTAAAGATGTAATAATGGCCCTCCATCAACAAGGGTTAATTAAAATTGAAGAAGTATAAATTTAAAATACTCGACATTATTTTCCAGGAAATATGTCGAGTATTTTCCTTTATGATATAATTATCAATAAAAAAAGTGGTAATAATTTGAAAGGAGAGAAAACATGGTCAGTTATAATGGAATAAAGGAATATTTAGATAAAGTGGTAATTGTAACAGGAGGGGGAAATGGAATAGGTAGGGGCTTATGTGAAGCCTTTGCTAGTCAA from Anaerobranca gottschalkii DSM 13577 harbors:
- the gatB gene encoding Asp-tRNA(Asn)/Glu-tRNA(Gln) amidotransferase subunit GatB; translation: MDYNNYKPAIGLEIHVELATKTKGFCGCLNKFGSHPNTNTCPVCLGLPGALPVLNEQVVELAVKAGLLLNCKIQKRSGFDRKNYFYPDLVKGYQITQYYQPIAINGFLDFKTGGKDKRIKIERIHIEEDTGKALYQREGVLLDFNRSGVPLLEIVTAPDFNNAEEVKDFLETLRLYLLHGEISHCKLEEGNMRIDVNISLATEGTLGVKREIKNLNSFTNVVKGINEELNRQIRNLTLKKEIKRETLKWDEEKNTLVTLREKENPSNYMYFPEYDLPHIVLTEEYIQKIKDRLSKTPVEKERELKKLGLAAEDVEFLIKDKDLLKLFDETVKYFNGAKEIVNIFKGDLTRYLKEQGKKLEDLNLDPQNFASTIEVLNSLQYSNSIKRKILFTYLEEGKELKEILKLLNLKNSPADEEVLEVIKKVIEENPQGIVDYLEGKKKVVGYFMGQIMKENKSFNPQKVEELLLSELNNLNPPVL
- a CDS encoding HD-GYP domain-containing protein — translated: MWVKISDLTPGTKVGKDILTKHGSILLTQGTVLTEYLINRLKEMGITEVFVETEFLQKSEPPNEREDVITFNDKYQQCLILTSQLLDSIEEGKKFSLELLREIACIVLEILRNTTNLWGRILNQRTETTYLNKHSLNVGILSGAMGKWLELKDGEIRRLIYSGILHDIGKLKISKSILDKPSKLTEEEFKEIQKHPVFGFQMLATRPEISKDITLGVLSHHERVDGSGYPHGLKGDSIHLFGKIIAVADVFDAMSSNKTYREKHSPFIIAEEISKSSFGTLDPKVSRIFLDNITRFYVGNKVLLSDGRTGDIIYINPSDTHRPVIKINDNTFLDLRKEKVRIVDIVSL
- the hslO gene encoding Hsp33 family molecular chaperone HslO, which gives rise to MKDYLVHSTAANGHIRCLAAVTTNLVNEARNRHELYPVASAALGRLMTGALLMASAEFKGEEKINLKLDGDGPLGVVFADAKVGEVRGYVHNPHVQLPPNSLGKIDVSKGVGKGNIYVIKDLKLKEPYSSSLPIVSGEIAEDLTYYYAKSEQKPSSFGLGVLVDTDGSIIVAGGFLISVMPGATEEELQIIEGKLSLLKGVTDLILDLKTPEEIINWLVGDLNPQILDKQQLTYKCNCSKEKYISSLISLGKEELEELSREEQIQLVCSFCNEKYQFTSEELRKIVEEL
- the gatA gene encoding Asp-tRNA(Asn)/Glu-tRNA(Gln) amidotransferase subunit GatA, which gives rise to MFIKKINKILNNKEISPVELTKTFLSRIEGLDTKIDSFLQVTIEQSIKIAEEVEKKIMDGKKINLLEGIPMNLKDNISTKGIKTTGASLFLQDYIPPYSATVYQKLKGCPLLGKVNLDEFAMGTSTETSAYKKTKNPWDLTKVPGGSSGGSAASVAAGFGVFSLGTDTGGSIRQPASFCGVVGLKPTYGLVSRYGVFPLASSLDVVGPLTKTVEDCALVLGEIKGKDPKDPMTVEVDGDYEKALARGIKGIKLGIAPQFIPKETQPDVLKAFWDSVKLLEDLGGEIVEINLPHLSYGIDVYSILAYGEAASNLARLDGIRYGFNKGDITYNRTKGLGFEVKRRIMLGTYFLKGENYERYYLKAKAVQQQIKRDFQKAFEKCDAILSPTTINTAFDLGAKLEPHIMAYNDLLTIPVNLAGIPALSLPCGFDQRNLPIGLQIISNSFREDLLFTVGHNYQLHTNYHLLKPPFIEGVDIYGL